The region GTCGAACTGCATGACGATGTCGGAATTCAAGACGCGCTGCACCTGCATCGACACTTCCGGCGAGAGGAACAATTTATCACCGTTGATCGGCGAATTGAAATGCACACCCTCTTCCGTGATCTTGCGCATGGCACCCAGCGAAAACACCTGGAAACCGCCCGAATCCGTCAAAATCGGCTTGTTCCAGCCCATAAAGCCATGCAAGCCGCCGAATTTTTCCATGACGGTGTTGCCAGGACGCAACCACAGGTGAAAGGTGTTGCCCAGAATGATCTGCGCGTCGATCTCGTTGAGTTCCAGCGGCGACATGGCTTTCACGGAGCCGTAAGTGCCCACTGGCATGAAGATCGGCGTCTGCACGACACCATGGTTGAGTTTCAAGGTGCCGCGGCGTGCCTTGGTCAGGCCGCTCGTGTCGGTCTTGAGTAGTTTAAATTCCAGCATGTCAGTCTTTCACGGGAGTATCAAGGTTCAACGGAGCGCGCGATTGCGTGGTGAGCAGCATCGCGTCGCCATAGCTGAAGAAACGGTAATTCTGCGCGATCGCATGCGCGTAGGCGCTGCGGATCGGCTCATAGCCGGCAAAGGCCGACACCAGCATCAGCAGGGTCGACTTCGGCAAATGGAAGTTGGTGATCAAACGCGTCACCGTTTTAAACGCATAGCCGGGTGTGATGAACAGGGCCGTGTCGGCGCTGCCGGCCACCAGCTGGCCGCTTTGCGAGGCCGATTCCAGCGCGCGCAAGCTGGTCGTGCCGACGGCCACCACGTCGCGCCCGGCAAGTTGGGCGGCGCGCACGGCGTCGACGGTTTCCTGCGGCATGGTGTACCACTCGGTGTGCATCTTGTGTTCGGCCAGCACCTCCGTGCGCACGGGCTGGAAGGTACCCGCGCCCACGTGCAGGGTCACATAGGCAAAGTTGACGCCCTTGGCCTTCAACTGGTCGAGCAGGGCCTGGTCGAAATGCAGGCCGGCCGTCGGCGCGGCGACAGCGCCGGGCACCTTGTTGAAGACGGTCTGATAGCGCGTTTCGTCGAATTCGTCCGCATCGTGCTCGATGTACGGCGGCAGCGGCAAGCGGCCATGCGCCTCGATCAGCTCGAACACGTCGGCCTCGAAGTGCAAGGTAAAGAATTCGCCGGCGCGCTGACCGACCGTCACATCGAAGGCATCGGCCAGGCGGATGCGGCAGCCGGGCGGCGGCGACTTCGACGCGCGCACCTGGGCCAGCACGGTGCGCTCATCGAGTACGCGCTCGACGAGCGCCTCGATCTTGCCGCCGCTTTCCTTGACGCCGAAGAAACGCGCTTTCAGTACGCGGGTATCGTTCATCACCAGCAGGTCGCCCGCCTGCAACAGCCCGACGATGTCGGCAAAGCTGCGGTCAACCAGGGTGTCGCCGTCCAGATGCAACAGGCGCGAGGCGCTGCGCTCGGCCAACGGAGTTTGCGCAATGTTTTCTTGCGGCAAATTAAAATCGAAATCGGAAAGCGAATACATGCGTTTTGCTTCAAAAGTACGTCAAAAATGATTAGGAGTGCGCAATGGAACATCTGGCACTATACTGTGCGCCTATACAGGCATTACAATAATCCGCCGCAACAATTTACAACCGCGGTACGCACAGGGTGTGCCGGACAACCCTCTATTTTACGCTAGCGGCACAAAAATCTCCGATATGTCCGAACCCAAGCCCGATCTTCCTCCCGCAGCCAAGCCGGCCGCGAAGCCGAAAGCCGTCAAAAAAG is a window of Janthinobacterium rivuli DNA encoding:
- the queA gene encoding tRNA preQ1(34) S-adenosylmethionine ribosyltransferase-isomerase QueA, whose translation is MYSLSDFDFNLPQENIAQTPLAERSASRLLHLDGDTLVDRSFADIVGLLQAGDLLVMNDTRVLKARFFGVKESGGKIEALVERVLDERTVLAQVRASKSPPPGCRIRLADAFDVTVGQRAGEFFTLHFEADVFELIEAHGRLPLPPYIEHDADEFDETRYQTVFNKVPGAVAAPTAGLHFDQALLDQLKAKGVNFAYVTLHVGAGTFQPVRTEVLAEHKMHTEWYTMPQETVDAVRAAQLAGRDVVAVGTTSLRALESASQSGQLVAGSADTALFITPGYAFKTVTRLITNFHLPKSTLLMLVSAFAGYEPIRSAYAHAIAQNYRFFSYGDAMLLTTQSRAPLNLDTPVKD